A genome region from Glutamicibacter arilaitensis Re117 includes the following:
- a CDS encoding RDD family protein, whose translation MGRPEKGPGSIARFPRRVGALLLDWGLSMLLSWWLFDSHDLATLSLFCAGQIIGVGFTGHTIGHRTFGLQVQALDGTAIKPLQGLIRSLLLCLAIPAFITDKDQRGLHDRLPKTILVNIT comes from the coding sequence ATGGGGCGTCCTGAGAAGGGCCCCGGATCAATTGCCAGATTCCCTCGACGGGTTGGCGCGCTGCTCTTGGACTGGGGCCTATCGATGCTGTTGAGCTGGTGGCTGTTTGACAGCCATGATCTGGCTACATTGAGCCTATTCTGCGCAGGACAGATCATCGGAGTCGGGTTTACCGGTCACACCATCGGGCATCGAACCTTCGGACTGCAGGTCCAGGCCCTGGACGGAACAGCAATTAAGCCACTGCAGGGTTTGATTCGATCATTGCTGCTGTGCCTGGCCATACCAGCGTTCATCACCGACAAGGACCAGCGCGGACTGCATGACCGCCTGCCCAAGACCATTCTGGTGAACATCACCTAG
- a CDS encoding DUF4191 domain-containing protein — protein MAKNSDNDAGAPKRGLFSRKPKAEKKNKEPGRLKQIGQVFQMTRRNDPMVVWWMALAALAVIAVCLVIGFLINNWITMLIIAIPLALLAAMFIMSRRAEKAAFSQLEGRPGAAGAAMSVLRRGWILKQEPVAYNRHQDLVFLGIGRPGIVLVTEGPKSRVRELAASERKRIARVLPNVPVHVINAGPDEDQTPLAEVGKKMKKLPKSITKLEVSAVDKRLSTLTANRLPIPKGVDPNRVRPNRRATRGR, from the coding sequence AGGCGCGCCTAAGCGTGGCTTGTTTTCGCGTAAACCAAAAGCTGAGAAGAAGAACAAAGAACCAGGCCGCCTGAAGCAAATCGGCCAGGTCTTCCAGATGACTCGCCGCAACGACCCTATGGTCGTGTGGTGGATGGCATTGGCCGCCTTGGCCGTTATTGCTGTCTGCTTGGTCATCGGCTTCTTGATCAATAACTGGATCACGATGTTGATCATCGCGATTCCACTGGCGTTGCTTGCCGCAATGTTCATCATGTCCCGCCGCGCCGAAAAAGCCGCGTTCTCGCAGCTTGAAGGACGTCCCGGGGCTGCTGGCGCTGCCATGAGCGTGCTGCGTCGCGGCTGGATCCTGAAGCAGGAGCCAGTTGCCTACAACCGTCACCAGGATCTGGTATTCCTGGGCATCGGACGCCCTGGCATTGTCCTGGTCACCGAAGGGCCGAAGTCGCGAGTCCGCGAACTGGCTGCTTCCGAGCGCAAGCGCATTGCCCGGGTGCTGCCGAACGTTCCCGTACACGTGATCAACGCTGGTCCCGATGAAGACCAGACCCCCTTGGCTGAGGTCGGCAAGAAGATGAAGAAGCTTCCAAAGTCAATCACGAAGTTGGAAGTCAGTGCAGTCGACAAGCGTCTGAGCACGCTGACCGCAAACCGTCTGCCTATCCCTAAGGGTGTAGATCCAAACCGCGTCCGTCCAAACCGCCGCGCAACCCGCGGACGCTAA